The genomic window CGGCAACTATAAAGATGCCCTCAAGTACCTCAACGACCTGAAGGTCTATTCCAAGAGCAGGGAGCTTGACGGCCTGATAAAACAGGTCGAGCTGGCGATGGAGGAAGGTGTCAAGCTCGGCGAGGACTTCCTTGCCCACGCCGAAGTCCTGATCCACGAGATAAAGATGGGGCGGTGAACTGGGGGCGAAATCTTGGGAGAAAAATTTGACGTTTTCATAAGCTATTACTCAAAAACCGGGAGGGATTTCGCAAAAGCCCTGAAGAAGGCCTTACAGGAAAATGGCTGGAGAGCATTCTTTGCAGAAAGCGACATACTAACGGGACAGGTGTGGGAAGACAGAATAAGGAGGGCCATCTCCGATGCCGATTATTTCATTTTGCTGCATACCACTGGAACAGAAATGAGAGAATGGGTAAGGGGGGAGTACCGACAGGCCCTAAGCCTTGGAAAGACAATAATCCCATGTATTCAGATCTTAGGGGATGACACTCTTGGGAAGATATACAGAGATATCGAGACTGCATTTCCGGGAATATCCAAGATACAGGCCATAACATGGAAATTTCCCAGTGATCTAACATCAAAGGTCATCTGGGAGTTGAAAAGGCTCCGGGAAGAAAAAGAACAGCTTGAATATCGGTTGAGCATCGATCCATATCCACGGGAGAGTACGCCTGTCCTGCAGAGAGCTAGAACCGTTGGAACGCCTCTTTCTCAGGGCGATGTTCATCTTCTCAAACTGAAGGGCTGTGCTGGCAGACATGAAAGGGAACTGGAGAGCGTCATAGATCAGGTAAAGTTCGCAATTAGAGATGGAGCTAAGTTGAGAGAGGACTCTATTGCCGAAATTGAAATTCTGATTAACGAGATAGAACTCGACGGTGAGTGCATAAAAGCATAATGCAGGTGGTGGCGATGTTCTCAAAGTCTGGCTTCACGGAGAAGGCCAAGGAAGTAGCGGAGAGGTTGGGAGTCCATCTGGTTGATGGGGGGTGAACTGGGGGTGTTGTGATGTCCTACTGGGCTAAGACGTATGGTAAGGGAAAGGCTAAGGGAGTAGCCGTTGATGAGAACGGGGACATTATCGTTGTCGGGCAGAAAGAAAAGGACGCGTTCGTTGCTCGACTTGATAAAGACGGGAACGTGAAGTGGTTCAGGACATATGGAGGAGATAAGTGGGACATCTTCAACGATGTGAAGATAGCTCCCAATGGGGACATTATTGTTGCTGGCTCCAGTTGGAGTTTTAGCGCTAGTGATAAGGATGTTTGGATTTTGAGACTAGATAGCGAGGGTAACATTAAATGGCAGAAGACTTATGGAGGAAGCAATGCTGATGTGGCTAATGCAGTTGCTATCGCTCCAAACGAGGATATTATCGTGGCAGGCTACACTGAAAGTTTTGGGGCTGGTGATTGGGATGTTTGGGTTCTCA from Thermococcus bergensis includes these protein-coding regions:
- a CDS encoding toll/interleukin-1 receptor domain-containing protein; this translates as MGEKFDVFISYYSKTGRDFAKALKKALQENGWRAFFAESDILTGQVWEDRIRRAISDADYFILLHTTGTEMREWVRGEYRQALSLGKTIIPCIQILGDDTLGKIYRDIETAFPGISKIQAITWKFPSDLTSKVIWELKRLREEKEQLEYRLSIDPYPRESTPVLQRARTVGTPLSQGDVHLLKLKGCAGRHERELESVIDQVKFAIRDGAKLREDSIAEIEILINEIELDGECIKA